Within Cucumis melo cultivar AY chromosome 4, USDA_Cmelo_AY_1.0, whole genome shotgun sequence, the genomic segment TTTTGATCTTATGGCTTCTTTTTGCTGATTATGCTCTACTGGTTTCACTAGGATATGGAATCCAAAAGTGAAAGGTAGTTTCTGAAGGTTTAGGTGATATTCCCACAAAGAAGGTCTGGAAGCAGACTTGTACATTGTATTCTCTTGGATTTTTATGAATGATTAGATTGCCACTTGGTTTGAACTTTTGGTGCAACCTCTATCATTGGGAGCGTTTGCGAGTCCTTTCATGTTCAAGggtaattttcttttcttatggTAAAAACACACTTAGTAAAAGCCAAGTCTTCCACtagaatttcattttttttttatcaagttttaatatatattcCAATGGCTGCCCTTGTGTTAGGTTTTGTTACAATGGACGCACTCATGTTAACAATAAGTAATTGAAGACTCTCTTAAGCCCTAAGTCAACAAATGAATGGAGATGAAATCTTAGAAAATTCTAGAGCTCATCATTTTCAGTACCCCAATAtcaaatttttgaaagtttggTGGATCTTGGCTTGCATATCCTAATTTGTGAGTAAGGATGAATGCGGTTTTGGGGTCTAAGTTAATCTAGTATATAGTATGATTTAAATGGGAATACAGATAGACACATGATCTTTTTAGGTCAGTAATGTCTTGACCAAAATGTTCTCTACTTGAATAACCCTCCAAATTTTCTAGCGGTTTATAAGTCAGCAACGTTCAAAATGAGAACTATCAatcaatttataaaattatttttatgtttcatttataattttgtaTATGAGCCTGTAGGCTAAGACAAGTATTCTTGTCTCAAAATTGATTATAGCACTTGTCGTCTCAAAATTGATTCTATTCAAAAACTACAAAACATATGGTTATTAACTAAGACTTCAATTATAGTTAGACAAGCTTAgatattgaaattataatttaaacaaaatgtaGTCATCGATAGGTTTAAATTCGAAGACTTGAATCTTATACAGATGACtgtaatatttttctaaaataaagcTTCCTAACTTTTTGCTAGCATCATCGGACTTTTTTCATTCAATCCTTTATTattcttttctcatttttgTTTTAGTTCTAGTTTACATTTTCATGTTGTTCAAAATCTAGTTCATTTTTCAGTTATTTTCTAGTTTTTACTCACTTTCTTGCCTCTTACTCTTTATTCTCGGTTAGTTTAGCATTTGAAAAGATTCTATTTATTGTCGATAAAATCATCACACATCATCAATGGAAGAAAACACATCTTTGGTTAATCATTACACGTTGTCAATGAAAGAAAGAACATCTTTGTTCATTGTCATTATTAATATCatcaaaaataattaaaagaaagagagcATTGTCATTGTcaataatgaaatataaaaaagagacaaaaaaaaaaattacggaaaaagggaaaaagatctagaaagaggaaaattttaccttaCAAACCAAATCCAATAACATTTTGGCCTAATTTTTTTAGATCGTTCAAATAATCCCTAATCTCTTACTTGTTCTAAAAAGACAAAACTTTgattgttttgaaaattaagctcATAGCAGCCCTAATATAAGAAACTATTCCGGCCGCcattttctctcttcttctctcGCCCTCCTCCTCCTCTCTCTCTAATAACAAGAGCTTTCAGCGGAGGAGAGAGAAAAGGTTTCCCAACTCCGAATCATCGTATCAATGTCTGCTAAATGGCGAGTTCTTCAGCATCGCCACCGATATACCTACAGTGCAATTGTTTTCCCCAACTCCTTTGTCGATTCTCTCAATTCTTTTCGATCCTCTTCTAAGTTCTTCACTGAATTACTCCAACTTGTATCCTTGAACTCCGTTTACGCTCAAGTAAACCACGCCAAGAAAGTCGCTTCCGCTTTCTCCGAGTTATTGGCCAATGGAGACGAGGATTCCGTGTTCAAAGCCGCGCGGTTTTACTTGGAGGTTTTGTTCTTTGAGAATTCTCAGCCTTTGCATCGAACCCTTGTTTCCACTTTGGCCAAAAGCCGTAAATTTCAGGACCCTTTGGGAGAATGTTTCAGGGATCTCTGTGAGAAGCATAGTGGTGTGCTACAAGGTGGAGAGAAGCGGTTCTGTGTGTCGAGAGTGGCTTTATCGGTAATGGGTATGCCCAAATTGGGATACTTAGTGGATGTTATTAAAGATTGCGCCCTTTTGGTTGCTCGGGATATTGTCTCTAGCTTGGACTATGTGGTTAAGGAAACCAATGAGTCTGCTAGGCCTTCGCCAATTATTATGGAACAGTGTCAAGAGGCTTTGTCTTGCTTGTATTACTTGCTCCAGCGATTTCCTGCAAAGTTCCAGGAGGATTCTGATGTTCTGAGGATGATTTTGAgttccattttaagcattctaAAATCTTTGGCTTTTTCAAGGGATTGTTATGTGGCAGCTGGGGTGAGTTTCTGTGCTTCTCTGCAAGTTTGCCTCAACTTCGAAGAACTTGGGGTGCTCATTTTTTACGGAATTCTTGAACAAACTAACCACATTTCATTTTTGAAGTATGATAGTGAATTTAGGAATACTGTTGGGAAGGTTCCTCATCAAGCGAATGTCTGTGCTGAAATTCGAACTTTTTCAGTGTTAAGTAGACTCTGTTTGATCAGGGGGATTCTGACAGCAATTCCAAGACCTGTGCTCAATATACAATTTTCCATGGTGGAGGGAGATTCGAATGGCCATCCAGGTTGTCTAAATAGCGGCAACTCTGTCAAAACGATACTTTACGATGGTATTTTGCCAGAGCTGTGTAACTATTGTGAAAATCCTACTGATAGCCATTTTAACTTCCATTCATTGACTGTACTGCAGATATGTTTACAACAAATAAAAACTTCTTTAGTTAGTAATCTTACTGATACATCTTGTAGTTATGATCCGCTCCCTGAGGAGATGGGAAGTCGAATACTAAGCATTATGTGGACTAACTTGGACGATCCTTTAAGTCAAACTGTCAAACAGGTGCATCTCATCTTTGATCTATTTTTAGAGATTCAATCGTCGCTTTGCTGGTCAGAGGGTAGCGAGAAAATAAAGTTGTACTTGCGGAAAATTGCTTTTGATATTCTTCGTTTGGGTTCTCGCTGTAAAGGAAGATATGTTCCTTTAGCTTCTTTGACCAAAAGGTTGGGTGCAAAGGCATTGTTAGATATGAGCCCTTCCCTGCTTTCAGAAACTGTGCAAGCATATATTGATGATGATGTGTGCTGTGCTGCCACTTCCTTTTTGAAGTGTTTCCTTGAGCATCTGCGTGATGAGTGCTGGAGCAGTGATGGTATTGAAGGTGGGTATGCACTCTACAGAGGCCATTGCTTGCCACCCGTTCTTCATGGACTTGGTTCTGGAATATCAAAGCTTAGATCAAATTTGAACACTTATGCTCTTCCGGTATTGTTTGAAGTTGACCTAGATAGTATATTCCCTATGCTTGCTTTTATCTCAGTTTGGCCTAGTTCACGTGACAATGGAATTCTCTATCCTAGTATTAATCAGGGTAGTATGGAACTGAGAGTTGAACAGAAAGTTGCCATTTTTATTTCATTGCTCAAAGTATCCCGTTCACTTGCTTTAATTGAAGGAGACATTGATTGGCTAGAGAAACCCAGCTTAGAGCAGCAATCTTTTCATGAAATAGAATATTTTAGTCGTTATGCTCTTGTCTCTGTCAAGGGAGTAAAGGTCGAAATCCTTGTTGAGTGGCTTTTATTGGCGTTAACACATGTTGATGAGACGCTTCGTGTGGATGCTGCAGAATTTCTTTTCTTAAACCCTAAAACTTCTAGTCTGCCATCACATTTAGAACTTACTTTGTTGAAGAAAGCAATACCATTGAACATGAGGTGTACCTCTACAGCTTTCCAGATGAAGTGGAGTAGCTTGTTTAGGAAGTTCTTTTCTCGAGTACGAACAGCTTTGGAGAGAAAATTCAAGCTAGGTAACTGGATACCACTTGCTTCTTGTTGCAATAGTGAAAGCTATATGCCAAATGGAAGTGAGCAAATTGTAGCTGGCAGAGCGGATGATCTTTTTCAATTTATGAAGTGGTTAAGTTGCTTTCTGTTTTTCTCATGCTATCCTTCTGCACCTTACCGGAGAAAAATAATGGCGATGGATCTATTTTTAGTAATGCTTAACGTTTGGTCAATTGTTCCTTCTAAAGAAAAGTCTAATGAAACTCTTCTCCTTCCCTATAATGAAGGAATTACTTTACCTGATTCGGTTCTTTTGTTAGTTGGATCAATCATTGATAGTTGGGATAGACTCAGAGAAAACTCTTTCCGTATATTGCTGCACTTTCCTACTCCACTTCCTGGCATTTCTAGTGAATATATGGTTGGAAAAGTAATCAAATGGGCAAAAGTGTTAGTTTGCAGCTCACGTGTCAGAGAAAGTGATGCTGGAGCATTAGCTTTAAGGCTTGTATTCAGAAAGTACGTTTTGGATTTAGGTTGGATAGTCAGAGCTTCAGATACTGTTGTTTGCTTAGATTCCCTAAATAAATTACCAAATGTGCGCGAGGAGATATGTAAATCAAACCATCCTGTATCAGAGTATTTGAAATCTTTGATTGATTGGTTGAATGTCTCTGTAACTGAGGGAGAGATGAACCTCTCTGAAGCCTGCAAAAACAGCTTTGTTCATGGTGTGTTGCTCACTTTGCGGTATTCTTTTGAGGAGCTGGATTGGAATTCAGATGTTGTGCTGTCTAGTATATCGGAGATGAGAAGTCTACTGGAAAAGCTTTTGGAGCTTGTGATGCGAATAACTTCCCTGGCACTCTGGGTGGTTTCGGCAGATGCCTGGCATCTTCCTGAAGATATGGGTGACATGGTTGATGATGATGCCTTTGTGCTGGATGTTCCAGATGAGACTAATGTGTCCACATCCTTGTCTGAGCTGGAAGACAGTAAGGAAAAAACTACAGACAATTCAAGAACATCAGAACAGATTGTGATGGTTGGCTGTTGGCTTGCCATGAAAGAGGTACTTTGCCTTCGGCTCCAATTTATTCATCTGGCAGTCTTTTCACGTTAATTCTGCTTTTCTCCTTTACGGCCCAGAATTTCTTACTTATGATTAGCAAGGAGTACATCTAACAAATTGGACCGACTTTTTTTAACTTCCATAGTAATCAACGATATCTAGTAGGAAATTATATTTAATCTATTCGTGGTAGCTTGGATCATTTGTTCGTGATGGATATATCTCTTCATCTCTTTCTATTTGGCCATTTACAGGTTAGTCTTCTTCTGGGAACAATCACAAGGAAAGTTCCATTGCCTGCTGCTTCTGATTCAATTGAATTTGATCCCAACGATTCCATTATGCCAAGACAAGAGGAAGTACTTGATGTAAAACAACTTAAAGTTATTGGGGATCACTTTTTGGAAGTTCTTTTGAAAATGAAACACAATGGTGCGATTGATAAAACAAGGGCTGGATTTACTGCTCTTTGCAACCGTTTACTTTGTTCAGATGACCAAAGGTATGTTTCTTTAATACTTTTTGCAAGAGTTGAAGCTTTCTCCTCCTATATTTTATTCTTCTAGATGGAAGGGAAAATAATTGTTTTGCTCTACTTTTAATATTAAGTCTTTTAGTGTCTTGTCTTTATGCTTTGGGAAAAATTCAAAGATTTgtgaaaattcaaattttactcTTAAACTTCGTAAGGTTGATTGATTTTTATCCTGGACTCTCAATTTAATTGAATTGAACCATACATTTGGATCAATGTTTCAAGTTTTACCCTCAATTCAACTTATGCTGAAATCACCCAATAATTCACCCATTTTAGCAAAATTTCTCAAGATCCTTCAATTTCAACAAAATACTGAACTCTAACAAATCAAGAAAACAAGCTTTGGATAAGGCTTCGTTTGAGGTTGCTCTAGCTTTTAAAATAATTGCTTTCAACTTTGCTTTTTGAAAAATCACCTGCGGAAGGAAGTAAAATGGTGTTtgacaaattttatttttaaattagaaaactAGTTACAATGTTGgataaattgatatatttaaattatatgaACCAAAGTGGACttattcttttaattcttttcacattgataattaaattataaatttattataatatatattttagaattttttgtgatttgaatttcaaataattttgtTTCCAGCTCTAGTGTCTTCTTCCTCTGAAGGCTAATCGTGTATTAGGATCCCATCGTGGTTCAtcattttgtgattttttttccttcatattAATGATTGTTCAATTTTTAACAGAAACTAAGAGTTGCATTATTTATTTTAAGTCTTGAGGCAAAATTTTCAATACTCATGAAGTCTCTGGTTTAATTCTTAATAAACATTCTACTTTTGCACACCTATTTTTTATCACCGTCTTTCAAATATTctaaaaattttccttttagACTTTGTAAGTTAACAGAATCCTGGATGGACCAGCTAATGGAAAGAACAACTGCAAGGGGCCAGACAGTTGATGATTTATTGAGGAGAAGCGCTGGTATTCCA encodes:
- the LOC103487009 gene encoding uncharacterized protein LOC103487009, translating into MSAKWRVLQHRHRYTYSAIVFPNSFVDSLNSFRSSSKFFTELLQLVSLNSVYAQVNHAKKVASAFSELLANGDEDSVFKAARFYLEVLFFENSQPLHRTLVSTLAKSRKFQDPLGECFRDLCEKHSGVLQGGEKRFCVSRVALSVMGMPKLGYLVDVIKDCALLVARDIVSSLDYVVKETNESARPSPIIMEQCQEALSCLYYLLQRFPAKFQEDSDVLRMILSSILSILKSLAFSRDCYVAAGVSFCASLQVCLNFEELGVLIFYGILEQTNHISFLKYDSEFRNTVGKVPHQANVCAEIRTFSVLSRLCLIRGILTAIPRPVLNIQFSMVEGDSNGHPGCLNSGNSVKTILYDGILPELCNYCENPTDSHFNFHSLTVLQICLQQIKTSLVSNLTDTSCSYDPLPEEMGSRILSIMWTNLDDPLSQTVKQVHLIFDLFLEIQSSLCWSEGSEKIKLYLRKIAFDILRLGSRCKGRYVPLASLTKRLGAKALLDMSPSLLSETVQAYIDDDVCCAATSFLKCFLEHLRDECWSSDGIEGGYALYRGHCLPPVLHGLGSGISKLRSNLNTYALPVLFEVDLDSIFPMLAFISVWPSSRDNGILYPSINQGSMELRVEQKVAIFISLLKVSRSLALIEGDIDWLEKPSLEQQSFHEIEYFSRYALVSVKGVKVEILVEWLLLALTHVDETLRVDAAEFLFLNPKTSSLPSHLELTLLKKAIPLNMRCTSTAFQMKWSSLFRKFFSRVRTALERKFKLGNWIPLASCCNSESYMPNGSEQIVAGRADDLFQFMKWLSCFLFFSCYPSAPYRRKIMAMDLFLVMLNVWSIVPSKEKSNETLLLPYNEGITLPDSVLLLVGSIIDSWDRLRENSFRILLHFPTPLPGISSEYMVGKVIKWAKVLVCSSRVRESDAGALALRLVFRKYVLDLGWIVRASDTVVCLDSLNKLPNVREEICKSNHPVSEYLKSLIDWLNVSVTEGEMNLSEACKNSFVHGVLLTLRYSFEELDWNSDVVLSSISEMRSLLEKLLELVMRITSLALWVVSADAWHLPEDMGDMVDDDAFVLDVPDETNVSTSLSELEDSKEKTTDNSRTSEQIVMVGCWLAMKEVSLLLGTITRKVPLPAASDSIEFDPNDSIMPRQEEVLDVKQLKVIGDHFLEVLLKMKHNGAIDKTRAGFTALCNRLLCSDDQRLCKLTESWMDQLMERTTARGQTVDDLLRRSAGIPAAFIALFLAEPEGSPKKLLPRALKWLIDVAERLLQNPIERDCKNSNFSKLPSTGLSQDTKPISTHENYPSEKASKIRDEGVIPTVHAFNVLRAAFNDTNLATDTSGFSAQAIIVCIRSFSSPYWEVRNSACLAYTALVRRMIGFLNVHKRESARRALTGLEFFHRYPALHRFLLEELEVATESLDDGCSGDSKFNLAKVVHPSLCPMLILLSRLKPSTIASEAGDDLDPFLFMPFIRKCSSQSNLRIRILASRALTGLVSNENLPSVILNIASGLPVDDNTTMGCESSILLATATTQHTSYNRIHGILLQLISLLDTNCRNLGDISKKRRILNDLVEVLAHCSWMARTSHCSCPILSTSMLQVLGHMLSIVRTCPRSKSFYIIRNLLLDLSTECLDVETSHKLSYYDPTLAELRQQAAICYFNCVLQPFDEEDNAALQKSQRSQSDEDVPGTLRDYSFSQLQERLIRSLQDPCYEVRLSTMKWLFKFLKSTKYSAGSYDLSCHEIRTVDQWIKTNLQSLLTELLSLEKNYRCLYYILKNLFAWNMSQFQKFGNEECAEDVVYIGKMDCESVLQFWDKLISLYKLTRHAKTRENTIRCMGTCIKRLAVQYSACIVSDATTIESPNGRISNNLDKYHSCITLFTDLIEQHSAASEPVNMRTAAADSIIASGLLEQAEIFGDYVFDNQIPQATANSHCEHREYANMYAHQILNMWSTCIMLLEDEDDDIRKRLAADVQKCFRLERTTTSSDVPNQVEQVIGSSFEYLSSIFGHWVLYFDYLANWVLNTANYTISPADPVRRVFDKEIDNHHEEKLLICQTCCFHMEKLSSSRLIALWDTQWFMNYLVSLRKRFFHQLIRFSDEYMSKHSGFDWIGGAGNHKDAFLPLYTNLLGFCAISNCIVNGKSKVVTMQPFVTEVVEIGKIINPFLRNPLISNLYLLVIRIHKEAIDVNRDHNIPEHGHEAIWEGFDPYFLLR